In Elephas maximus indicus isolate mEleMax1 chromosome 4, mEleMax1 primary haplotype, whole genome shotgun sequence, a genomic segment contains:
- the KCNA6 gene encoding potassium voltage-gated channel subfamily A member 6 yields the protein MRSEKSLTLAAPGEVHEPEGEQQDAGDFPEAGGGGGCCSSERLVINISGLRFETQLRTLSLFPDTLLGDPGRRVRFFDPLRNEYFFDRNRPSFDAILYYYQSGGRLRRPVNVPLDIFLEEIRFYQLGDEALAAFREDEGCLPEGGEDEKPLPSQPFQRQVWLLFEYPESSGPARGIAIVSVLVILISIVIFCLETLPQFRADGRGGSNGGGVSRTSPISRGSQEEEEDEDDAYKFNPGLTPGGMVTGGSSSPSTLGGSYFTDPFFLVETLCIVWFTFELLVRFSACPSKPAFFRNIMNIIDLVAIFPYFITLGTELVQQQEQQQVSGGGGQNGQQAMSLAILRVIRLVRVFRIFKLSRHSKGLQILGKTLQASMRELGLLIFFLFIGVILFSSAVYFAEADDDDSLFPSIPDAFWWAVVTMTTVGYGDIYPMTVGGKIVGSLCAIAGVLTIALPVPVIVSNFNYFYHRETEQEEQGQYTHVTCGQPAPDLKAADNGLGKPEFSEATRERRPSYLHTPHRVYAEKRMLTEV from the coding sequence ATGAGGTCGGAGAAATCCCTTACGTTGGCGGCGCCAGGGGAGGTCCATGAGCCAGAGGGGGAGCAACAGGATGCGGGAGACTTCCCGGAGGCCGGCGGGGGCGGCGGCTGCTGTAGTAGCGAGCGCCTGGTGATCAATATCTCCGGGCTGCGCTTTGAGACGCAATTGCGCACCCTGTCTCTATTTCCGGACACGCTGCTGGGCGACCCAGGCCGCCGCGTCCGCTTCTTCGACCCTCTGAGGAACGAGTACTTCTTCGACCGCAACCGACCCAGCTTCGACGCCATCCTCTACTACTACCAGTCCGGGGGCCGGCTGCGGAGGCCTGTCAACGTGCCCCTGGACATCTTCCTGGAGGAGATTCGCTTCTACCAACTGGGAGATGAAGCCCTGGCGGCCTTCCGGGAGGACGAGGGCTGCCTGCCCGAGGGTGGTGAGGACGAGAAGCCGCTGCCCTCACAGCCCTTCCAGCGCCAGGTCTGGCTTCTCTTCGAGTACCCGGAGAGCTCTGGGCCCGCCAGGGGGATCGCCATCGTCTCAGTGTTGGTCATTCTGATTTCCATCGTCATCTTTTGCCTGGAGACCTTGCCCCAGTTCCGTGCAGATGGTCGAGGTGGAAGCAATGGCGGTGGTGTGAGCCGAACCTCTCCGATTTCCAGGGGGAgtcaggaggaagaggaggatgaAGATGATGCCTATAAATTTAATCCTGGCCTCACCCCTGGGGGCATGGTGACAGGGGGTTCATCCTCACCAAGTACTCTTGGGGGCTCCTACTTTACAGACCCTTTCTTTCTGGTGGAGACCCTGTGCATTGTCTGGTTCACGTTCGAGCTTCTGGTGCGTTTCTCCGCCTGCCCCAGCAAGCCAGCCTTCTTTCGCAATATCATGAACATCATTGACTTGGTGGCCATCTTCCCTTACTTCATCACCCTGGGAACTGAGCTGgtgcagcagcaggagcagcagcaggtgAGTGGAGGAGGTGGCCAGAATGGGCAGCAGGCCATGTCCCTGGCCATCCTCAGAGTGATCCGCCTGGTCCGGGTGTTCCGCATCTTCAAGCTCTCCCGTCATTCCAAGGGGTTGCAGATCCTGGGCAAGACCTTGCAGGCCTCCATGCGAGAGCTGGGCCTGCTCATCTTCTTCCTCTTCATCGGAGTCATCCTCTTCTCCAGCGCCGTCTACTTCGCAGAGGCTGATGATGATGACTCCCTCTTTCCCAGCATCCCAGATGCCTTCTGGTGGGCGGTGGTTACGATGACCACGGTAGGTTATGGGGACATATACCCCATGACAGTGGGGGGCAAGATTGTGGGCTCACTGTGTGCCATTGCTGGGGTCCTCACCATCGCCCTGCCTGTGCCCGTCATTGTCTCCAACTTCAACTACTTCTACCACCGGGAGACGGAGCAGGAGGAGCAAGGCCAGTACACCCATGTCACTTGTGGGCAGCCTGCACCGGACCTGAAGGCAGCTGACAATGGACTTGGAAAGCCTGAGTTCTCTGAGGCTACCCGGGAACGGAGACCCAGCTACCTTCACACTCCACATCGGGTATATGCAGAGAAAAGAATGCTAACTGAAGTTTGA